In the Populus trichocarpa isolate Nisqually-1 chromosome 1, P.trichocarpa_v4.1, whole genome shotgun sequence genome, one interval contains:
- the LOC7475118 gene encoding uncharacterized protein LOC7475118 has protein sequence MSSKLTSQGVVLATVMAVSSTVVFLAFSKQKTLPHQVLSESRDSESPTPSQDLRSCLSTEGKRKKKRVQFAENVKNTKGNGDEYRRERQNPWITRREREVSNTRMSRVCRNEIQGNHGMPENRVALYSGILVDRVHKMECSYLFQ, from the exons ATGTCATCTAAACTAACCTCACAAGGTGTGGTATTAGCCACAGTCATGGCAGTTTCAAGTACGGTGGTCTTTCTTGCcttttccaagcaaaaaacGTTGCCCCATCAAGTACTCTCTGAGAGTCGAGATTCCGAATCTCCGACTCCAAGTCAAGACTTACGTTCTTGCTTAAGTACAG agggaaagagaaagaagaagagagtgcAATTTGCAGAGAATGTGAAGAATACAAAAGGGAATGGTGATGAGTACAGAAGGGAGAGGCAGAATCCCTGGATTACTAGGCGAGAGAGAGAGGTTTCGAATACAAGAATGAGCAGAGTTTGCAGAAACGAAATCCAGGGAAATCATGGAATGCCAGAAAATAGGGTTGCTTTGTACAGTGGAATTCTCGTGGACCGTGTACACAAAATGGAATGTTCATATTTATTTCAGTAA